A genomic window from Salvia hispanica cultivar TCC Black 2014 chromosome 5, UniMelb_Shisp_WGS_1.0, whole genome shotgun sequence includes:
- the LOC125186386 gene encoding probable inorganic phosphate transporter 1-7, with the protein MAGDSNLKVLNALDVAKTQWYHFTAIIIAGMGFFTDAYDLFCISLVTKMLGRIYYHVDGSPKPGSLPPNVSAAVNGVALCGTLLGQLFFGWLGDKMGRKKVYGLTLMIMCICSIASGLSFGRDAKAVMATLCFFRFWLGFGIGGDYPLSATIMSEYANKKTRGAFIAAVFAMQGFGILAGGIFAMTLSAIFNAYYKSPSYEADPFASTIPQADYLWRVVLMVGALPAILTFYWRLKMPETARYTALVAKDAKRAAADMAKVLQEDIEAEQQKTDAMVSRQGDYDLFSKEFLRRHGLHLLGTTSTWFLLDIAFYSQNLFQKDIFSAIGWIPPAQTMNALQEVYTIARAQTLIALCSTVPGYWFTVALIDVIGRFTIQLSGFFFMTVFMFALAIPYQHWTQPEHRIGFVVMYSLTFFFANFGPNATTFVVPAEIFPARFRSTCHGISAAAGKFGAIIGAFGFQLLAQSQDPKKVDAGYHPGIGVKNCLIVLGVVNLLGLLFTFLVPETKGKSLEDVSGENED; encoded by the coding sequence ATGGCGGGCGACAGCAATCTAAAGGTGTTAAACGCGCTAGATGTGGCGAAGACGCAGTGGTACCATTTCACCGCCATCATAATCGCGGGGATGGGTTTCTTCACTGATGCCTACGATCTCTTCTGCATCTCTCTCGTCACCAAGATGCTCGGCCGCATCTACTACCACGTCGATGGCTCCCCCAAGCCCGGCTCCCTCCCTCCGAATGTCTCAGCCGCTGTCAACGGCGTCGCCCTCTGTGGCACCTTATTGGGCCAGCTCTTCTTCGGCTGGCTCGGCGACAAGATGGGCCGCAAAAAGGTCTACGGCCTCACCCTCATGATCATGTGCATATGCTCCATCGCCTCGGGCCTCTCCTTCGGCCGCGACGCCAAGGCTGTCATGGCCACCCTCTGCTTCTTCCGCTTTTGGCTTGGCTTCGGCATTGGCGGAGACTACCCCCTCTCCGCCACCATTATGTCCGAGTACGCTAATAAGAAGACCCGAGGCGCTTTTATAGCCGCGGTCTTTGCTATGCAGGGCTTTGGCATCCTAGCCGGGGGCATCTTCGCCATGACCCTCTCGGCTATCTTCAACGCCTACTACAAGTCCCCCTCCTACGAGGCCGACCCCTTCGCGTCCACCATCCCCCAGGCCGACTACCTCTGGCGTGTCGTCCTAATGGTCGGCGCCCTCCCCGCCATCCTCACCTTCTACTGGCGCCTCAAGATGCCCGAGACCGCTCGCTACACGGCCCTTGTGGCCAAGGACGCAAAGCGTGCCGCGGCCGACATGGCCAAGGTGCTCCAGGAGGACATCGAAGCAGAGCAGCAGAAGACTGATGCCATGGTCTCCCGTCAAGGGGACTACGACCTCTTCTCCAAGGAGTTCCTCCGCCGCCACGGCCTCCATCTTCTCGGAACAACTAGCACTTGGTTCCTCCTCGACATCGCCTTCTACAGCCAGAACCTCTTCCAGAAGGACATTTTCAGCGCCATCGGCTGGATACCGCCCGCCCAGACCATGAACGCCCTCCAAGAGGTCTACACCATCGCCCGTGCTCAAACGCTCATCGCCCTCTGCTCCACCGTGCCGGGATACTGGTTCACTGTGGCGCTCATCGATGTCATTGGCCGCTTCACGATCCAGCTCTCCGGATTCTTCTTCATGACCGTTTTCATGTTCGCCCTAGCCATCCCGTACCAACACTGGACTCAGCCAGAGCACAGGATCGGGTTCGTGGTGATGTACTCGCTCACATTTTTCTTCGCCAACTTTGGGCCTAATGCCACCACATTTGTTGTCCCGGCCGAGATCTTCCCGGCCAGGTTCAGGTCCACCTGCCACGGGATCTCGGCTGCGGCCGGGAAGTTCGGGGCTATTATAGGGGCATTCGGGTTTCAGTTACTAGCACAGAGCCAAGACCCGAAAAAGGTTGATGCTGGTTACCATCCAGGAATTGGGGTGAAGAATTGTTTGATTGTTTTGGGAGTAGTGAATCTTTTAGGATTGTTGTTCACCTTCTTGGTGCCTGAGACCAAGGGCAAATCTTTGGAGGATGTGAGTGGCGAAAACGAGGATTGA
- the LOC125189903 gene encoding GATA zinc finger domain-containing protein 14-like — protein MADQGEDDPELTTLTAHADGDPPQAIVVTPSQTACDVKPHVIAILPTYCGKSYEGPYEFLNEFCKICKAQRRPAGASEDDYRLKPLPFVLKGEANTWFMRLPADSINTLADFKSVFLAEFFPSSKTSALKRNISCITQEYDETLSEYWEKYMSLLESCPNHRMKEIEVHHTFYEGMNKETKDLANSSSGGDFTQLGVSEAKKVLRKLLNAKKTYGRERVARYYNSNGNWIPGKQRDAPWRDHQNFRWGDGNQNQNQNQAQNQPNPHPNQNPNRGPTNPDYQSNWVGRNQQPQNQNSQNQNPNPTYVPPHQRNNQNQNQNQNQNHNQNQLNPGPQHNTHHQNQSQYQHNHDQYNPPAQYNQYPPNQNQQNFSGYQSNPPPQYNQHQSSNQFHQPNRSRRSMEDMMGEMLASQQSIKNDLQSSNETMQGMQSAQKEHRANMDMMNRQLAQLANSVGEMKGNSGKLPSTVHVPEKTNVSKITLRSGTAYNGPQLKNPVAESSRERVLGDTISAEELKRPLPQMEDPFFLNEKPPVERKEGET, from the exons ATGGCTGACCAAGGTGAGGACGATCCCGAGCTCACAACACTTACCGCACACGCCGATGGAGATCCCCCACAAGCCATAGTGGTCACCCCAAGCCAGACCGCCTGTGATGTGAAGCCCCACGTGATTGCAATCCTACCGACGTACTGTGGGAAAAGTTACGAGGGACCATACGAAttcttaaatgagttctgcaaAATCTGTAAGGCACAGAGGCGGCCAGCAGGAGCGAGCGAGGATGATTACAGACTGAAACCCCTACCTTTTGTCCTAAAGGGAGAGGCCAACACTTGGTTCATGCGCCTGCCAGCCGACTCTATCAATACATTGGCCGATTTCAAGTCAGTTTTCCTAGCCGAGTTCTTCCCATCTTCAAAGACAAGCGCATTGAAGAGGAATATATCGTGCATAAcgcaagaatatgatgaaaccCTGAGCGAGTACTGGGAGAAGTACATGAGCCTTCTGGAGTCATGccccaaccatcgcatgaaggagatagaggtgcACCACACCTTCTATGAGGGGATGAACAAGGAAACCAAGGATCTGGCGAATTCATCATCTGGAGGTGATTTCACCCAATTGGGAGTAAGTGAAGCCAAAAAGGTATTACGTAAGCTGTTGAATGCGAAGAAGACGTACGGCAGAGAAAGGGTAGCAA GATACTACAATTCCAATGGCAATTGGATTCCGGGGAAGCAAAGGGATGCACCATGGAGGGACCACCAAAATTTCCGATGGGGAGAtggaaatcagaatcagaaccaaaatcagGCTCAAAATCAACCCAACCCCCACCCGAACCAAAATCCCAACCGTGGCCCAACAAACCCTGACTACCAATCTAACTGGGTAGGAAGAAACCAGCAACCTCAGAACCAAAACTCTCAAAACCAGAACCCGAACCCTACCTATGTGCCACCCCATCAGCGAAACaaccaaaaccagaaccaaaaccaaaaccagaaccaTAACCAGAACCAATTGAACCCAGGGCCTCAACATAACACCCaccaccaaaatcaaagtcAGTACCAGCACAACCACGACCAGTATAACCCTCCTGCCCAGTATAACCAGTACCCACcgaaccaaaaccaacaaaatttctcaGGCTACCAATCAAACCCACCACCTCAGTATAACCAGCACCAGAGCTCAAACCAATTCCATCAGCCAAACAGGTCGAGGAGGTCTATGGAAGACATGATGGGAGAGATGCTTGCCTCGCAGCAAAGCATTAAAAATGACTTGCAGTCCAGTAATGAAACAATGCAAGGGATGCAAAGTGCCCAGAAGGAGCATAGGGcaaatatggatatgatgaaCAGGCAGTTGGCCCAGCTCGCTAACTCGGTGGGCGAAATGAAAGGGAACTCAGGGAAACTCCCATCTACAGTCCATGTACCTGAAAAGACAAATGTGAGCAAGATTACACTGCGGTCCGGAACAGCTTACAATGGACCTCAACTCAAGAACCCTGTTGCGGAGTCAAGTAGAGAAAGAGTGCTGGGCGACACCATCTCAGCAGAAGAACTCAAGAGGCCTCTGCCTCAGATGGAGGATCCGTTTTTTCTAAACGAGAAGCCTCCTGTGGAAAGAAAGGAGGGAGAAACATAA
- the LOC125186387 gene encoding LOW QUALITY PROTEIN: actin-depolymerizing factor-like (The sequence of the model RefSeq protein was modified relative to this genomic sequence to represent the inferred CDS: inserted 2 bases in 1 codon), with the protein MSFRIREQNASCGVGVADESKHTFMELKRKKGYRYVIFKIDEKKNEVVVDKTGGPAQDYHDFAESLPQNDCRYAVYDFDFVTTDKCRKSKIFFIAWSPAVSRIRSKMLYATSKNSLXIHYDIQATDPAEMELDVIKDRAH; encoded by the exons ATGTCCTTCAGAATCAGAGAG CAAAATGCATCTTGTGGTGTGGGAGTTGCTGATGAGAGCAAGCACACATTCATGGAGCTTAAGAGAAAGAAGGGCTATCGTTACGTGATTTTCAAGATCgatgaaaagaaaaacgaGGTTGTTGTTGACAAGACCGGCGGCCCAGCTCAAGACTACCATGATTTTGCAGAATCCTTGCCGCAGAACGATTGTCGATATGCGGTCTATGATTTCGATTTTGTCACTACGGACAAGTGTCGAAAGAGCAAGATTTTCTTCATTGCCTG GTCTCCTGCAGTGTCTAGAATTCGTTCCAAGATGCTCTATGCTACTTCCAAAAACAGTTT CATTCATTACGACATCCAAGCCACTGACCCCGCTGAAATGGAGCTCGATGTCATCAAGGATCGCGCCCACTGA
- the LOC125189904 gene encoding uncharacterized protein LOC125189904, producing the protein MGDRTDIEKLQEMVKLLMDERDAERAAREAMEKKNRETLPVMNMFNHGNMITFPNGPRIDANNFELRMPLIQRVEQTPFAGRATEDANRHLSKFVEIANTLKLNGVDDDAIRVRLFPFSLIDSAKEWFECMPPEKVSTWKDIVATFLDKYYPPGTILKLKSEIFQFTQGHDEPLYEAFARFKALLRKCPNHGFSIDHQVGILYNGFNEKICAMLDSGANGGFLRKTGEDAMAVIEEFATNSRGWSKERHATRRVAAIEEAEESSFAKELAELRVRIDQMDISRKEDPIPATSIVAVNAPETAISTVEEINYVQGGGPRNYNNNYRPNQGGGNFNNYNGNRPHPNLSYSNNNYLQPPAGFNVSKGGVVEPMKKEDKYEQGITKILEVITQDRKINDTKIGVVEARINNLEQGMNTISAAVTNITTQMEQIQKKLDEDRAKAAARVDDINKKWVAKQKSGDCPVAGGPPQTTQRPATETAETPTRQDCPVAGGPPHTPQRPATEKAESSTKQELVRHNGIVLPFQPKRKFKLEEQFKQFLNMFCKVHTNIPLVESLQEIPKYAKLLREAVMRKKKPTKADLKLPHHCSEIIQKERAVKQRDPGQFIIRCRIGEGKVDKALCDLGSSINLMPLKYYEKLNIGPLKSSDVTLRLADNSSIKTVGMIEDVLVKVDDFIFPADFIVLDMKVDKNVPLILGRDFLATCKALIDVGRGEITISDNHGQSTYKIESEMLKFEEAKRAKMEQQCRAVMATDLTKSKDPFEAEDPSTSTIYIIKEVRHSSKKGDANSSTSAPQKKKQKRKKTPKEDPEIYVIKTKEGKYKWWKKLGTKLLPMPIFNTRVIDPPN; encoded by the coding sequence ATGGGTGACCGAACAGATATTGAGAAGCTGCAGGAGATGGTGAAGTTGCTGATGGATGAGAGAGATGCGGAAAGAGCAGCCCGAGAAGCCATGGAAAAGAAGAACAGAGAAACATTACCtgtgatgaacatgttcaatcatGGGAATATGATCACTTTTCCTAACGGCCCTCGTATTGATGCTAACAATTTTGAGTTACGCATGCCCCTTATCCAAAGGGTCgagcaaactccttttgcaGGTAGGGCGACTGAAGATGCTAACCGCCATCTCTCCAAATTCGTGGAAATCGCAAACACTCTGAAATTAAATGGTGTCGACGACGATGCCATACGGGTAAGACTTTTTCCATTCTCATTGATTGATTCTGCTAAAGAGTGGTTTGAGTGTATGCCACCAGAAAAGGTCTCCACATGGAAGGACATCGTAGCTACCTTCCTCGACAAATACTACCCGCCAGGCACTATTTTGAAGCTCAAAAGTGAGATCTTTCAGTTCACACAAGGCCATGACGAGCCCCTCTATGAGGCATTTGCTCGTTTCAAAGCTCTTCTTCGAAAGTGCCCAAACCATGGTTTTTCCATAGACCATCAGGTAGGAATCCTCTATAATGGATTTAACGAGAAAATATGTGCTATGCTTGATTCAGGGGCAAATGGAGGATTTCTAAGAAAGACAGGAGAGGATGCCATGGCGGTGATCGAGGAGTTCGCCACCAACAGTCGGGGGTGGTCGAAGGAAAGGCATGCCACGAGAAGAGTAGCAGCCATAGAAGAGGCCGAAGAAAGTTCTTTTGCTAAGGAGTTAGCAGAACTTAGAGTCAGGATTGATCAAATGGACATCTCGAGGAAGGAAGATCCAATTCCGGCAACTTCCATAGTGGCGGTCAATGCACCCGAAACTGCCATATCAACTGTGGAAGAAATAAACTACGTGCAAGGAGGCGGTCCCAGAAACTACAATAACAATTATCGCCCTAATCAGGGGGGCGgcaatttcaataattataatgggaACCGTCCGCACCCAAATCTTTCttattctaacaataattactTGCAACCCCCTGCAGGATTTAATGTTAGCAAAGGAGGAGTGGTTGAGCCGATGAAGAAGGAAGACAAGTATGAACAAGGAATCACGAAGATCTTGGAAGTAATTACGCAAGATAGGAAGATTAATGACACCAAGATCGGAGTGGTCGAAGCAAGGATAAACAACCTCGAGCAAGGAATGAACACAATCTCGGCAGCTGTAACCAATATTACCACTCAAATGGAGCAAATTCAGAAGAAGTTAGATGAGGATAGAGCAAAGGCAGCAGCAAGAGTGGATGATATTAACAAGAAGTGGGTGGCAAAGCAGAAATCTGGGGACTGCCCAGTcgccggcggaccgccgcagaCCACGCAGCGGCCCGCCACTGAGACGGCAGAGACACCAACCAGGCAGGACTGCCCAGTcgccggcggaccgccgcacaccCCGCAGCGGCCCGCCACTGAGAAGGCAGAATCGTCCACTAAGCAGGAGCTTGTGCGGCACAACGGGATTGTACTCCCTTTTCAGCCAAAGAGGAAGTTCAAGCTTGAAGAGCAGTTCAAGCAATTCCTTAACATGTTTTGCAAGGTCCATACTAACATTCCACTTGTTGAATCGTTGCAGGAGATACCAAAGTATGCAAAGCTACTAAGGGAGGCGGTAATGAGGAAGAAAAAGCCGACTAAAGCCGACCTTAAGCTACCGCATCATTGCAGCGAGATCATCCAAAAGGAACGGGCAGTGAAGCAAAGAGATCCGGGCCAGTTCATCATTAGGTGCCGAATTGGAGAAGGGAAGGTTGACAAAGCACTGTGCGACTTAGGATCGTCCATCAATCTCATGCCACTGAAGTACTACGAAAAGCTCAACATCGGGCCACTCAAATCTTCAGATGTAACACTCAGGTTGGCCGATAACTCGTCCATCAAGACTGTAGGTATGATTGAGGATGTCTTAGTTAAAGtcgatgattttatttttcctgcCGACTTTATTGTGCTCGACATGAAAGTAGACAAGAACGTCCCTCTAATCTTAGGGAGAGATTTTCTTGCCACTTGCAAAGCTTTGATTGATGTAGGTCGTGGCGAGATCACAATCAGTGATAATCATGGTCAATCCACCTATAAGATCGAGAGCGAAATGCTAAAGTTTGAGGAGGCAAAGCGGGCAAAAATGGAACAACAGTGCAGAGCAGTCATGGCTACCGACTTGACCAAGTCCAAAGATCCCTTTGAAGCGGAGGATCCTTCTACCTCCACTATCTACATTATCAAAGAGGTAAGACACTCTTCTAAAAAGGGTGATGCTAATTCTTCTACATCTGCTCCACAGAAGAAGAAacagaagagaaagaaaacacCCAAAGAGGACCCCGAGATATACGTCATCAAAACGAAAGAGGGGAAGTACAAGTGGTGGAAGAAGCTAGGGACCAAATTGCTCCCTATGCCAATTTTCAACACTCGAGTTATTGATCCGCCCAACTAG
- the LOC125186385 gene encoding protein FAR1-RELATED SEQUENCE 5-like, whose amino-acid sequence MYIPVCDDALKPMIGMKFNTLVEAVGFYEHYARSVGFGIRKMGNKSVQGITKWQYLACNRQGSKNFIPGHASQSTEVSFKKRRCRSFRCECLAKLNLRYYSDGKSRGYEVYQFVEYHNHLMVADEHRHFMMANRNLDPIHRRFMEDCGRCNIGPTLTFKLLKEIMGGPENVGCDIIDIRNGYRDIMSNIDGSDAQMIFDYMRSQKESSDAFYYEIEIGSHGKLTRLFWADAISRRNYHMFGDVISFDSTYNTNRYCMIFAPFTGKDNHSRPVTFGAGLLSSEGRESYSWLFGCFVRCMGVAPKLIITDQDWGIKLAVQQVLLQTRHRWCMWHIMVKVSDKLPKSLLGNEDFKKELNACVWSDLLEPDEFDIIWNDIMERYGLEDVHWFGSMFEDREFWVPAYFRDFPMGSLLRTTSMSESENSFFKNYTKPRANLVQFINFFNYAVGDQRNANSRLNYLDYSTIPDLSTQLPIEKHASTIYTDSIFKHVQQEISMVCEIVSITTVEDNIKMHQVKDQYGRTWDVKYDCKQDTFDCSCKKFSRIGLLCCHIFCLLKNKSANLIPEKYFGRRWLKSSLLKAAHGLPSEEQQPFERVLHF is encoded by the exons ATGTACATTCCTGTTTGTGATGATGCTTTGAAGCCAATGATTGGtatgaaattcaatacattaGTAGAAGCAGTTGGTTTCTATGAACATTATGCTCGTTCAGTTGGTTTTGGCATTCGTAAAATGGGTAACAAATCAGTTCAAGGTATTACTAAGTGGCAGTATTTGGCTTGCAACAGACAAGGCTCTAAGAATTTTATACCTGGTCATGCATCCCAATCAACTGAAGTGTCTTTTAAGAAGCGTAGGTGTCGGTCATTTAGGTGTGAATGTCTTGCTAAGCTCAATTTGAGATATTATTCAGATGGCAAGAGCAGAGGATATGAGGTTTATCAGTTTGTTGAGTATCATAATCACTTAATGGTTGCGGATGAGCATAGGCATTTTATGATGGCCAATCGCAATCTGGATCCTATTCATCGGAGGTTTATGGAGGATTGTGGCAGGTGTAATATTGGTCCCACTCTCACATTCAAACTTTTGAAGGAGATAATGGGTGGACCTGAAAATGTTGGATgtgatattattgatattagaAATGGTTATCGTGATATTATGTCCAATATTGATGGTTCAGATGCTCAAATGATTTTTGATTATATGCGTTCTCAAAAGGAATCATCTGATGCCTTCTattatgaaattgagataGGATCTCATGGAAAGTTAACTAGACTCTTTTGGGCTGATGCTATTTCAAGACGAAATTATCATATGTTTGGAGAtgtaatttcatttgattCAACATACAACACTAACAG GTATTGCATGATTTTTGCTCCATTCACTGGAAAAGATAACCATTCTAGACCAGTTACATTTGGAGCTGGCTTGTTATCAAGTGAAGGTAGAGAATCCTATTCTTGGTTGTTTGGCTGTTTTGTTCGATGCATGGGGGTAGCACCCAAATTGATTATCACTGATCAAGATTGGGGGATCAAACTTGCTGTTCAACAAGTACTTTTACAAACAAGGCACCGATGGTGTATGTGGCATATCATGGTTAAGGTGTCAGATAAGTTGCCCAAATCTTTACTTGGTAATGAAGATTTCAAAAAAGAGTTGAATGCATGTGTTTGGTCTGATTTGTTAGAGCCTGATGAGTTTGATATAATATGGAATGATATAATGGAACGGTATGGATTAGAAGACGTGCACTGGTTTGGATCAATGTTTGAAGATAGAGAATTCTGGGTTCCTGCTTATTTTCGAGATTTTCCCATGGGGTCGCTTCTTAGGACTACATCGATGTCTGAATCGGAGAATagcttttttaaaaactacacAAAGCCACGTGCAAATCTTGTACAGttcatcaatttctttaattatgcTGTGGGAGATCAAAGGAATGCCAATTCACGATTGAACTACTTGGATTACTCAACTATTCCTGATTTGTCAACCCAATTGCCTATTGAGAAGCATGCATCTACAATCTACACTGATTCTATTTTCAAACATGTACAACAGGAAATAAGTATGGTATGTGAGATTGTTTCTATAACTACTGTTGAGGATAACATCAAGATGCATCAGGTCAAGGACCAATATGGTAGAACATGGGATGTTAAGTATGATTGTAAGCAAGACACATTCGACTGTAGTTGCAAGAAGTTTTCCAGAATTGGTTTGTTATGTtgtcatatattttgtttgttgaagaatAAGTCTGCTAATCTCATTCCTGAGAAATATTTTGGTCGAAGGTGGTTGAAGAGCTCTTTACTAAAGGCAGCCCATGGTCTACCATCTGAGGAACAACAACCATTTGAACGTGTGCTCCATTTTTAA